From Cellulosimicrobium sp. ES-005, one genomic window encodes:
- a CDS encoding maleylpyruvate isomerase N-terminal domain-containing protein, whose protein sequence is MLPFTRAVTALQDAVDALGDEDWERPSGCTGWLVRDLVCHLTIGAQDVLVTLVTPQDAAPTVDAVSYWRVGAGEEHPDPHGRLVARLAAAYGRPGALRHHVDDLLAAAGRAAELADPGARVGTQGETLTVRDFLDAYVLEWTVHHLDLVAHLPAAADPPAETLAASRALLEAVLGAPVPPSLADPDALRVVTGRRAPTAAEREDLGPLAVRLPVSLG, encoded by the coding sequence GTGCTCCCTTTCACCCGGGCCGTGACCGCCCTCCAGGACGCCGTGGACGCGCTCGGCGACGAGGACTGGGAGCGGCCGTCGGGCTGCACCGGCTGGCTCGTGCGCGACCTCGTGTGCCACCTGACGATCGGTGCGCAGGACGTCCTCGTCACCCTGGTGACCCCGCAGGACGCCGCGCCGACCGTCGACGCGGTCTCCTACTGGCGGGTCGGCGCCGGCGAGGAGCATCCCGACCCCCACGGCCGCCTCGTCGCGCGGCTCGCGGCGGCGTACGGGCGGCCGGGTGCGCTCCGGCACCACGTGGACGACCTCCTCGCCGCCGCGGGCCGGGCGGCCGAGCTCGCGGACCCGGGTGCGCGGGTCGGGACGCAGGGCGAGACCCTCACCGTCCGGGACTTCCTCGACGCGTACGTCCTGGAGTGGACCGTGCACCACCTCGACCTCGTGGCGCACCTGCCGGCCGCGGCCGACCCGCCGGCCGAGACGCTCGCGGCGTCCCGCGCGCTGCTCGAGGCCGTCCTGGGCGCGCCGGTCCCGCCGTCCCTCGCCGACCCGGACGCCTTGCGCGTCGTGACGGGCCGCCGCGCACCCACGGCCGCGGAGCGCGAGGACCTGGGACCCCTGGCCGTCCGCCTCCCCGTCAGCCTCGGCTGA
- a CDS encoding NAD(P)-dependent alcohol dehydrogenase, giving the protein MRAWVYERYGDVDELHLRDVPEPVPAKGEVLVEVVATSVNLSDWEALRGSPGYARLDGLRAPRTRVLGSDVAGRVVAVGDGVTRFRPGDEVYGDNLPRRGGFAELVTMPEKAVAHKPPGLTFVQASTIPQAGAIALQALAPAAPEAGVLVNGAGGGSGSLMVQLAVARGLRVTAVDNAGKLDFLRRLGAHEVIDYRQTDFTRTGPYDLVVDLVAHRSVFAYRRALARGGRCLMVGGTLRTLLRMLTVGPVLGALTGARLGVLFVRQGPRHFAPLADLCAAGVVEIPVDRTFPLADVPAALTLHGEGRALGKVVVTVRHDAG; this is encoded by the coding sequence GTGCGCGCGTGGGTCTACGAGCGGTACGGCGACGTCGACGAGCTGCACCTCCGTGACGTGCCGGAGCCAGTGCCGGCGAAGGGCGAGGTCCTCGTCGAGGTCGTCGCGACGTCCGTGAACCTGTCGGACTGGGAGGCCCTGCGGGGCAGCCCGGGCTACGCGCGCCTCGACGGGCTCCGCGCGCCACGCACCCGGGTCCTCGGCTCCGACGTCGCCGGCCGCGTCGTCGCGGTCGGGGACGGCGTCACGCGCTTCCGCCCGGGCGACGAGGTCTACGGCGACAACCTCCCGCGCCGCGGCGGGTTCGCGGAGCTCGTGACGATGCCGGAGAAGGCGGTGGCGCACAAGCCGCCGGGGCTCACCTTCGTCCAGGCGTCCACGATCCCGCAGGCGGGCGCCATCGCGCTCCAGGCCCTCGCGCCGGCGGCTCCGGAGGCTGGCGTGCTCGTCAACGGCGCGGGCGGCGGTTCCGGGAGCCTCATGGTCCAGCTCGCCGTCGCGCGAGGCCTGCGCGTCACCGCGGTGGACAACGCGGGCAAGCTCGACTTCCTCCGGCGGCTGGGTGCGCACGAGGTGATCGACTACCGTCAGACCGACTTCACGCGGACCGGCCCCTACGACCTCGTCGTCGACCTCGTCGCGCACCGGTCCGTGTTCGCCTACCGGCGCGCGCTCGCCCGCGGAGGTCGGTGCCTGATGGTCGGAGGCACGCTGCGGACGCTGCTCCGCATGCTCACCGTCGGGCCCGTCCTGGGAGCGCTGACCGGTGCCCGGCTCGGCGTGCTCTTCGTGCGCCAGGGGCCGCGCCACTTCGCCCCGCTCGCCGACCTGTGCGCCGCCGGTGTGGTCGAGATCCCCGTCGACCGTACGTTCCCCCTCGCGGACGTGCCCGCCGCGCTCACGCTGCACGGTGAGGGGCGCGCCCTCGGCAAGGTCGTCGTCACCGTGCGCCACGACGCTGGCTAG